One Chryseobacterium indoltheticum DNA segment encodes these proteins:
- a CDS encoding GH92 family glycosyl hydrolase, which produces MKNSVTLIFIFTLIFSLNKAQKFEKLHQYINPLIGTEKMGHTYPGATAPFGAVQLSPETDSIPFEVNGKYNGEVYKYCAGYRYEDKTITGFSSTHFSGTGHSDLGDFLIMPTVGKLQLNPGTATHPEGGYRSRFSHQNEKAEAGYYKVKLDDHNILAELTATTRVGVHRYTFPKSDQAHIILDLMAGIYNYDGKNVWTYLRVENENTVTGYRQTNGWARTRTVYFAMKFSKPFKSYGQKNYDEKQVYKGFWRKFDQTKNFPEIAGKNLKMYFDFDTNENEAIEIKLAISPVSQANAVENLEKEAGNLSFDQVKAQTQENWNKELNKIVIKGSETEKINFYTAMYHTFINPTTYTDVNGEYKGLDQNIHKAEGFINYTTFSIWDTYRALHPFFNIIQPKRNNDMVKSMMTHYNQYSMKMLPIWSHYANENWCMSGYHSVSVVADAIIKGNYTGDAREALKACVETANKRNYEGIGYYIDKGYIPADKSGTSVSNTLEYAYDDWAIAQLAKHLGETEIYNQFIKRSENWKNNFDKTIGFMRPRLADGSFKKDFNALSTHGQGFIEGNSWNYSFFVPHNPDELIKMLGGKKKFASKLDELFTMHLPDEFFADTEDITREGIIGGYVHGNEPAHHVAYFYNWAGQPWKTQAQIRRILEMQYKASPDGLGGNDDAGQMSAWYILSSLGFYPVAPGSEDYAIGSPAIDQAVLNLENGKTFEIEAINQGPKNVYVEKILLNGKEIKNFTLKHSDITNGGKLSFYMSAKPKK; this is translated from the coding sequence ATGAAAAATTCCGTAACTCTTATTTTTATATTTACTTTAATTTTTAGTTTAAATAAAGCACAAAAATTCGAAAAACTTCATCAATATATAAACCCGTTGATCGGAACTGAAAAAATGGGACACACCTATCCCGGCGCAACAGCACCTTTCGGAGCGGTACAATTGAGCCCTGAAACAGATTCAATTCCCTTTGAAGTCAATGGAAAATACAATGGAGAAGTGTATAAATATTGTGCAGGATATCGTTATGAAGACAAAACCATTACCGGTTTTAGTTCAACCCATTTTAGTGGAACGGGACATTCTGATCTGGGAGATTTTTTGATCATGCCGACTGTAGGAAAATTACAATTAAATCCAGGAACCGCAACCCATCCTGAAGGCGGTTACAGAAGTAGATTTTCGCATCAAAACGAAAAAGCAGAAGCCGGATATTACAAAGTAAAATTAGACGATCATAATATTTTGGCAGAATTGACGGCGACAACAAGAGTTGGAGTTCACCGCTATACTTTTCCGAAATCTGATCAAGCCCATATTATTCTGGATTTAATGGCCGGAATTTACAATTACGATGGTAAAAATGTATGGACCTACCTTCGTGTAGAAAACGAAAATACGGTTACAGGTTACAGACAGACAAACGGCTGGGCAAGAACAAGAACGGTTTATTTTGCCATGAAGTTTTCAAAGCCATTTAAATCTTACGGTCAGAAAAATTATGATGAAAAACAGGTTTATAAAGGATTTTGGAGAAAATTTGACCAGACAAAAAACTTCCCCGAAATCGCCGGAAAAAATCTGAAAATGTATTTTGATTTTGACACTAATGAAAATGAAGCGATTGAAATTAAATTAGCTATTTCTCCTGTAAGTCAAGCCAATGCTGTAGAAAATCTAGAAAAAGAAGCAGGAAACTTATCTTTCGACCAAGTAAAAGCTCAAACACAGGAAAACTGGAATAAAGAATTAAATAAAATTGTCATTAAAGGTTCTGAAACTGAAAAAATCAATTTTTATACAGCGATGTATCATACTTTTATCAATCCGACAACTTACACCGATGTCAACGGAGAATATAAAGGTTTAGACCAAAACATTCACAAAGCGGAAGGTTTTATCAATTATACAACCTTCTCAATTTGGGATACATATCGTGCCCTTCATCCGTTTTTTAACATTATTCAACCGAAGCGAAATAATGATATGGTGAAATCGATGATGACGCATTACAATCAGTATTCAATGAAAATGTTGCCAATCTGGTCGCATTATGCGAATGAAAATTGGTGTATGAGCGGTTATCACAGCGTGAGTGTGGTCGCAGATGCAATTATTAAAGGAAATTATACCGGAGATGCAAGAGAAGCTTTAAAAGCTTGTGTTGAAACTGCTAACAAAAGAAATTATGAAGGCATCGGATATTATATCGATAAAGGATACATTCCTGCCGATAAAAGTGGAACTTCGGTTTCAAATACCCTAGAATATGCTTATGACGACTGGGCAATTGCTCAATTGGCGAAGCATTTGGGTGAAACGGAAATTTATAATCAATTCATCAAACGTTCTGAAAACTGGAAAAATAATTTCGATAAAACTATAGGATTTATGCGTCCACGTTTGGCTGATGGAAGCTTTAAGAAAGATTTTAATGCATTAAGCACGCACGGACAAGGTTTCATTGAAGGGAATTCTTGGAATTATAGTTTCTTCGTTCCTCACAATCCGGATGAGTTAATTAAAATGTTGGGCGGAAAGAAAAAATTCGCTTCAAAATTGGATGAATTATTCACCATGCATTTACCAGACGAGTTTTTTGCAGACACAGAAGACATTACACGAGAAGGAATTATTGGCGGTTATGTTCACGGAAATGAGCCTGCTCATCATGTTGCCTATTTCTACAATTGGGCGGGACAACCTTGGAAAACTCAGGCACAAATCAGACGTATTTTGGAGATGCAATACAAAGCAAGTCCGGATGGATTGGGCGGAAACGACGATGCAGGTCAAATGAGTGCGTGGTATATTTTGAGTTCGCTTGGTTTTTATCCTGTTGCTCCGGGCTCGGAAGATTATGCAATTGGAAGTCCGGCAATTGATCAAGCTGTTTTGAATTTAGAAAACGGAAAAACATTTGAGATTGAAGCGATTAACCAAGGTCCGAAGAATGTATATGTTGAAAAAATTCTATTAAATGGAAAAGAAATTAAGAACTTTACATTGAAGCATTCTGATATTACGAATGGCGGGAAATTGAGTTTTTATATGAGTGCTAAACCGAAGAAATAA